The DNA region CTTCATGAGGTAGTGCTGAGCGAGATCTAAtacaccatcatcagtcTTATGCCCCCTATACCCCTGAATGTTTGCAAACAAACTTACCAGAGACACCCTTCTCAGTGATAACCAAATCTGGGTTCAGTGCCAAGATATGCTCACACATGCTCTtgacctgctcctcctcaatctctaAAATCCTgttccaatcctcctccttcgtcaCCTCGATATTAGTCTGCGACTCTCCCTTCTTATACTCCAAAGGACAATCCAACAGAATAATCCTCGGGTTCTCAATCTTGCGGCGCATCTTGGGATGAGTTATATCCTTGTTGAGCATCACACCATCCAGCACCCGACTGTCCTCAATCTCACCACCAGGCACCTTCTCAACACGCGCATACCGCTTGATATCGACCTCGCGCTTGCCGTTACCAACCTCCCAGGTGACTGTCCTGACAGCGTTCAAGGCAAGGCTGCACATGAGCTCCGACCATCTCGAGACAAACTTTGTGCCGATGGACGAAGAAATAAGCTTGTACATCTCCTTGTCGTCGTTGATATcgatgggaagggagatCTCCTCGATGATTTCCAGCGCGTCCTTAAGAGCCCGCTTGAAGGCCGCGATGATGTTGACTGGGTGGATGTTGCGCtcgagttgggggagggccTGCGCGAGGATCTCACCGGCTGTGACAAAGTGTTAGCCCCTGGTCAGCTTCCATGCCCAACATGCCCATCAGTGTTGATTTGTAACCCACCCAGGATAATAACAGTAGTAGTaccatcgccaacctcctcatcttgcGTCCGACTGAGCTCGATCATGCTCTTGGCCGCGGGGTGCGACACCTCGATCTCGCGGAGGATGGCGTGGCCGTCGTTGGTGAGGACGATGCCGCCCATGGGGTCGAGCAGCATCTTCAACATGGCCTTGGGGCCCAGGCATGATCGGATAATATCAGCAACACTGTATCCCCCAGGTAAGCTTCATGCACTTCaaacgacgacgatgacaacATCGACTTGGGGCGGTCAAGCAACCAGGACGGCGGGGTAGTAGTAACATACGTTTTGGCAGCAGCGATGTTCGACAACTGAGCCTTGCGACCGGTCTGCCTCTCAGCACCGGCATTGGTGTCTATGTTCATACCATAATGGTCAGCTATGAGCAAGTCGCGGTAAAGGGGGCCCAAAGTATATAGGAGGCGGGGAAGCTTCCATAGAGGGGGGATCCATACTCATCACCAAGACAGGAGCCTGCATCTTGCCTGTCGTTGGCTTTCCGCCTGTTGTATTGTTTTAAAAAGGGGTATTAAAACGAGTCGTGGTCGGGGGGAGAAAGAAGGTGGTCAACGAAAAAGGACAAGGCGTGGTGGTCGCTGGAAAAGGGCGGGTTCGAAATTACACAGCGAGGATCCAGCGTGGGTTCACTGTTTTCCTTGTCGTCGCTAGGCAGCTCCTGAGGCgctggaggtgggatggtCCCGAAAAGTTCAGAAGCCCGGGACCCACCAAAGCTCCCGCTCTCAACGCCCGAGGTGGGGCAACGCCCGGATCAACACAACTTCCCTTCCGCCTGGATATCAACGGCCCCAAGACATAGTATAATTCAACGTCCTAAACGACTTAATGGTAACAGTCAAATACACTTCATATTATCATGGCGAAGGGGTGTACATAGACTCTATGTACACATCCATAATATCAACTCGGCCTGCTTCTTTTATACATGTCCATCAAAGTCGTTCACCTCACTGCCCGTTCCTCCTTCCCTGATAACCTTCCATattcccctccctttccctctctgCGTCTCTTCAATGTTCAAAATGCCAACACGATAACCCCTTTCTCAACCACCAAACAACTTCACCATATCCCCCAACTGTTTGTAAATGTAATGGAATACAAATACGTACAAAGGAAAGAAGCACGGCGGCAAGGTTCGCAAAGTGTGCTCTTTGTCGACCCAGAGAATTAGATGTTAGTAAATGCTATTGTGTGGCCAGACCATAAACTCCCCAAAATCGACGAAAAAATTGATACGGAAAACAAGAAACTGTCGAAAGTGACGGTGCTATACAGCACAAAAAGCGTATACTGAAGGAAACTAAAACAGAGGCCTTGTTTGCGCACAGTAACATCCTGTTGCAAAAAGAGCCTGCTTCCGTCGCTGAACTCAAAAAAAGAGACTAGAAATTCTGCGAGATTCCAGCTGTCTGTTGCGGGTAATGTGCTGGGTTCTCGATGCGAGTGTTCCTCCGAGCCGTCACATCCCGGATGATTGGTGAGCCGCCtcctggctggctggggggCTGGTCTGAGTATGGGTTTCCACTGCCGTACTGATCGTAGTACTGATTGGGTCCGCTGTACGCCATACCTATTGGGCCTTCGCCAGAGCCATCAGACCTCGCAGCAGCACTATACGAAGAGGAAGCATTGGAAGGCCCGCGGTGCACGTCACCACGGTTGTTCGCAGCAGAAGGGCCCATTACTCCAAGAATCTCGCCCTCCGGTGAAGCAGGCACTTCATGCATCAAGGGCTCACCAGATCGTGTGTCGGAGACAGTAGCACGGGTAGGTGAAGCGGCATCCGAGTAAGGGGCCCCTCCAGACATGGTTGTCGATGTTTTCCTCGCAGTCGAACCGGCAATCGTGGTGGAGCCCCAGCCTCTGTAGCCAGCGGAGGACTCATCATCTCGCCCATCATAAGCGGCAGCGACGGCTGGAATTGTTGGGTCGGCGTTAGGGTTGTATCCATAATCTTCGACCTCCTTGCGTCTCTgctcctcggcatccttgcgctgcttcctcttcctccacaaGAAAATGCCGGCCACAACCAAAAGAGCAACGGCAACAATAGGGACCACCACAGCGATAGCAATCTTCCCACTGTTGCTCAAGCTTCCGGCCGAGGCCTCAGGGTTGGTGTCATTGCCAGCGCCAACCCCGGGAAGTCCAGttgaagaagacgatgaggtCTGCGCAGGATCTGGTACGCCATCCGTCGGTCTTctagtggtgatggtttgcGTAACAACCTCTGTGCTGGTGTCTGGTTCAGGGTCTggggggttgctggatgAAGGCTCCGGAGAAGGCTCTGGTTGTTGTGGGGTGGAactggtggatggtggatcaGGCCTAGGAGTCGATGATgtcgaaggaggaggaggggtgggagtggtagtgggaggagggggaggaggaggagtgggagttggagttggtgtaGGAGTCGGTGTGTTGCTAGTCGATGGCGGAGGAGCGGGTGGGTTGGTGTCAGACGGTGGAGGGTCTGCGGAGGTGTCCGGCGCGCCAGTCGAGTTGGTAGACATCACGAAGAATCGTCGCTTCAATCGCGGTAGGTTTCTGTATGGAACTGCCATATTAGCATGAGATCCCA from Podospora pseudocomata strain CBS 415.72m chromosome 3, whole genome shotgun sequence includes:
- the CCT3 gene encoding T-complex protein 1 subunit gamma (COG:O; EggNog:ENOG503NV7S); protein product: MQAPVLVMNTNAGAERQTGRKAQLSNIAAAKTVADIIRSCLGPKAMLKMLLDPMGGIVLTNDGHAILREIEVSHPAAKSMIELSRTQDEEVGDGTTTVIILAGEILAQALPQLERNIHPVNIIAAFKRALKDALEIIEEISLPIDINDDKEMYKLISSSIGTKFVSRWSELMCSLALNAVRTVTWEVGNGKREVDIKRYARVEKVPGGEIEDSRVLDGVMLNKDITHPKMRRKIENPRIILLDCPLEYKKGESQTNIEVTKEEDWNRILEIEEEQVKSMCEHILALNPDLVITEKGVSDLAQHYLMKANVTALRRVRKTDNNRIARATGATIVNRVEDLQESDVGTQCGLFEIEKIGDEYFTFLTKCKSPKACTVLLRGPSKDVLNEIERNLQDAMGVARNVMFHPRLSPGGGATEMAVSVRLQQLAKSIEGVQQWPYKAVAEALEVIPRTLIQNAGKSPVRVLTDLRAKHAEGKSSWGVNGDTGSLVDMKEYGVWEPEAIKVQSMKTAIEAACLLLRVDDICSAKKLQPGVGISGGDD
- a CDS encoding hypothetical protein (EggNog:ENOG503P22P; COG:S), which encodes MFLLCSLAMRRNLPRNLPRLKRRFFVMSTNSTGAPDTSADPPPSDTNPPAPPPSTSNTPTPTPTPTPTPPPPPPPTTTPTPPPPSTSSTPRPDPPSTSSTPQQPEPSPEPSSSNPPDPEPDTSTEVVTQTITTRRPTDGVPDPAQTSSSSSTGLPGVGAGNDTNPEASAGSLSNSGKIAIAVVVPIVAVALLVVAGIFLWRKRKQRKDAEEQRRKEVEDYGYNPNADPTIPAVAAAYDGRDDESSAGYRGWGSTTIAGSTARKTSTTMSGGAPYSDAASPTRATVSDTRSGEPLMHEVPASPEGEILGVMGPSAANNRGDVHRGPSNASSSYSAAARSDGSGEGPIGMAYSGPNQYYDQYGSGNPYSDQPPSQPGGGSPIIRDVTARRNTRIENPAHYPQQTAGISQNF